A DNA window from Rossellomorea marisflavi contains the following coding sequences:
- a CDS encoding MgtC/SapB family protein: MTPIDTTLLLKLGISAILGLIIGLERELKRKPVGLKTSLVICIVSCLLTIVSIEAAYVSPKSDHVNITMDPLRLAAQIVSGIGFLGAGVILRKGNDSISGLTTAAMIWGAAGIGIAVGAGFYWEATVGVILLIFSVEVIPVIITYLGPRRLREKELSLKATIEQKKEIKSIIEQIKSEEITIENIRIKDLKNDLHLLELKIIVDFRKKTVDIYYTISEIPGIIDVEIESL, translated from the coding sequence ATGACGCCGATTGACACCACCCTGCTTTTAAAATTGGGCATCTCTGCGATACTCGGATTGATCATCGGACTTGAAAGGGAACTGAAGCGGAAGCCTGTAGGATTGAAGACATCACTCGTCATCTGCATCGTCAGCTGCCTTTTGACGATTGTTTCCATCGAGGCTGCCTATGTATCCCCAAAATCCGATCATGTGAATATCACCATGGATCCCCTACGTCTTGCAGCCCAAATTGTATCAGGTATCGGATTCCTAGGCGCAGGCGTCATTCTCAGGAAAGGGAATGACAGCATTTCCGGTCTCACGACAGCCGCCATGATCTGGGGAGCCGCTGGAATCGGAATCGCCGTCGGAGCAGGTTTTTACTGGGAAGCGACCGTTGGAGTCATTTTATTGATTTTTTCAGTGGAAGTGATACCGGTCATCATCACGTATCTGGGGCCAAGGAGACTCAGGGAAAAAGAGCTTTCCCTGAAAGCAACCATAGAACAAAAGAAGGAAATCAAGTCAATCATCGAACAGATCAAATCGGAAGAAATCACGATCGAAAACATTCGGATCAAGGATTTAAAAAATGATCTCCATCTCCTCGAGTTGAAGATCATCGTCGATTTCCGAAAAAAGACCGTGGACATATATTATACGATTTCGGAGATCCCGGGCATCATCGATGTAGAAATCGAAAGTCTGTGA
- a CDS encoding MgtC/SapB family protein, whose protein sequence is MEHLGLPPLSPEFMIVIKRILLIVLLSGLIGLERESKNHPAGLRTHILVGVGSCLLMLLSIYGFQPFLDEHPELNGFDPSRIPSYVISGIGFLGAGTILVHRGVTVRGLTTAASIWVVAGLGLVVGIGMHYEAIFTTAIIVLTLLFLTRAEQYYRGKLRKKRWYTLVIRMQAGELSAVSASMQKHGLEVAELDVEQGAGLIFCSFMVYSIGEDPIHTVMEELISWNGIELVRLMKK, encoded by the coding sequence ATGGAGCATTTAGGTCTTCCGCCATTGTCTCCGGAATTTATGATCGTCATCAAGCGGATCCTCCTCATCGTACTGTTGAGCGGGTTGATCGGATTGGAGCGGGAATCGAAGAATCATCCCGCCGGTCTCAGGACCCATATTCTTGTGGGGGTCGGCTCCTGTTTACTCATGCTTCTCTCCATCTATGGGTTTCAGCCTTTCCTGGACGAGCATCCCGAGCTTAATGGATTCGATCCGAGCAGGATTCCATCCTATGTGATTTCAGGAATCGGTTTTCTCGGTGCAGGAACGATCCTCGTACACCGAGGTGTGACAGTCAGGGGGCTCACGACGGCAGCCAGCATATGGGTTGTTGCCGGTCTCGGCCTTGTTGTGGGGATCGGGATGCACTATGAAGCCATTTTTACGACGGCCATCATCGTACTTACCCTGCTCTTCCTCACGAGGGCAGAACAGTACTATAGGGGAAAGCTCAGGAAGAAACGGTGGTACACGCTGGTCATCCGGATGCAGGCAGGTGAATTATCGGCTGTCAGCGCCTCCATGCAAAAACATGGCCTCGAAGTCGCCGAACTGGATGTTGAGCAAGGGGCCGGGCTAATCTTCTGCTCATTCATGGTCTACTCGATCGGAGAGGATCCCATCCATACTGTCATGGAGGAATTGATATCCTGGAATGGTATTGAACTGGTGCGACTGATGAAAAAATGA
- a CDS encoding PTS fructose transporter subunit IIABC, whose amino-acid sequence MRITELLTKETIQLNISSDSKSGVINELVTVLDKAGKLQDVQEFKKAILNREAQSTTGIGEGIAIPHAKTAAVKSPAIAFGKSVEGLDYESLDGTPAHLFFMIAATDGANQTHLEALSRLSSLLMDPEVRQALLSAKSEDEVITIINTHDQEDEEEAVEESSSSSNKILAVTACPTGIAHTYMAADALKAKAKELGLDVKVETNGSGGAKNILTADEIENAPAIIVAADTKVEMERFKGKRVIQVPVAEAIRKPADLLSRAEKQDAPVYSGGGNKEEDTSKESKGKSGFYKHLMNGVSNMLPFVVGGGILIAISFLFGPDSADPDSSEYNQFAAIINTIGGSNAFFLMIPVLAGFIASSIADRPGFAPGMVGGLIAATGDSGFLGGLIAGFLAGYVTLGIKRVTKNFPQALEGIKPVLIYPVFAIFITGFIMLQFLVEPLSAVNTWLQSWLEGLGTGNLIFLGLLLGGMMAIDMGGPINKAAFAFGIATIEGGNLAPHAAIMAGGMVPPLGLALATTFFKSKFNENERKAGIPAYFMGASFITEGAIPFAAADPLRVIPSAVVGSAVAGALTMVFHIGLPAPHGGIFVFPVVEGNAFLYLLAVLIGSVITAIMVGLLKKPVK is encoded by the coding sequence ATGAGGATTACAGAACTACTCACAAAAGAAACCATTCAGTTGAATATTTCTTCTGATTCAAAATCAGGCGTCATTAATGAATTGGTTACGGTTCTAGATAAAGCAGGTAAACTACAGGATGTACAGGAATTTAAAAAAGCCATTCTCAATCGTGAAGCTCAAAGCACGACGGGGATCGGAGAAGGAATTGCCATTCCCCATGCCAAAACGGCAGCGGTGAAATCACCGGCCATTGCATTCGGGAAGTCGGTAGAGGGGCTCGACTATGAGTCCCTTGATGGTACACCTGCACACTTATTCTTCATGATTGCGGCGACAGACGGTGCCAACCAGACGCATTTGGAGGCCCTGAGCCGTCTTTCTTCCCTCCTGATGGATCCGGAAGTGCGCCAGGCGTTGCTTTCTGCAAAGTCTGAAGATGAAGTGATTACGATCATCAATACGCATGATCAAGAGGACGAGGAAGAAGCGGTAGAAGAATCTTCTTCCTCTTCGAATAAAATTCTTGCGGTGACAGCTTGTCCGACAGGTATCGCTCATACCTATATGGCCGCTGATGCCCTCAAAGCGAAGGCGAAAGAGCTCGGTCTTGACGTGAAGGTCGAGACAAATGGCTCAGGCGGTGCGAAAAACATCCTTACCGCGGACGAAATTGAAAACGCTCCAGCGATCATCGTGGCGGCCGATACAAAGGTTGAGATGGAACGCTTCAAAGGGAAACGCGTCATCCAGGTACCGGTGGCTGAAGCCATCAGGAAACCGGCGGATCTCCTCTCCCGTGCAGAAAAGCAGGATGCACCCGTATACAGCGGTGGCGGTAATAAAGAAGAAGATACGTCCAAGGAAAGCAAAGGGAAATCAGGATTCTATAAGCATTTGATGAATGGTGTATCCAATATGCTCCCGTTCGTTGTCGGCGGTGGGATCCTCATTGCGATCTCCTTCTTATTTGGTCCTGATTCAGCCGATCCTGATTCTTCTGAATATAATCAATTTGCAGCGATCATCAACACGATCGGTGGAAGCAATGCGTTCTTCCTTATGATCCCTGTCCTTGCCGGGTTCATCGCTTCCAGTATCGCAGACCGTCCCGGTTTTGCCCCTGGTATGGTCGGTGGTCTGATTGCAGCAACCGGTGACAGTGGATTCCTTGGTGGTCTTATCGCCGGTTTCCTTGCCGGGTATGTCACTCTTGGTATCAAACGCGTCACAAAGAACTTCCCGCAGGCATTGGAAGGGATCAAACCTGTTCTGATCTATCCAGTGTTCGCTATTTTCATCACGGGCTTCATTATGCTTCAATTCCTTGTGGAACCACTGAGTGCAGTCAACACTTGGCTGCAGAGCTGGCTTGAGGGTCTTGGTACAGGAAACCTTATCTTCCTCGGACTTCTCCTTGGTGGTATGATGGCAATCGATATGGGTGGACCGATCAACAAAGCGGCCTTCGCATTCGGTATTGCCACAATCGAAGGTGGAAATCTTGCTCCCCATGCAGCCATCATGGCTGGCGGGATGGTACCTCCCCTTGGTCTCGCTCTTGCGACAACCTTCTTTAAAAGCAAGTTCAATGAAAATGAACGGAAAGCAGGAATTCCGGCATACTTCATGGGTGCTTCGTTCATTACAGAAGGAGCGATCCCGTTTGCGGCAGCAGATCCCCTCAGGGTCATCCCGTCGGCTGTTGTCGGTTCGGCCGTTGCCGGTGCTTTGACGATGGTATTCCACATCGGGCTTCCTGCCCCTCACGGAGGAATCTTCGTCTTCCCGGTCGTCGAAGGGAATGCGTTCCTTTACCTGCTGGCCGTCCTGATCGGTTCGGTGATCACAGCAATCATGGTAGGGCTCCTGAAGAAACCGGTGAAATAA
- the pfkB gene encoding 1-phosphofructokinase: MIYTLTLNPSVDYIMEVVDFTKGGLNRSETEAALPGGKGINVSRVLHTLGVESAALGFASGFTGEYIKQFLQREDVRTDFVEVGGISRINVKVKSDDETEINGSGPEISEEHLDELLGKISSLTDEDVLVLAGSIPSSVPKTFYHQIASQCREQGTKVVIDAEKNLIEPVLPLAPYLIKPNHHELGEMFNVEIQSEDDAIHYGRKLLEKGARNVIVSMAEKGALLLTGDRVFVSSVPNGELKSSVGAGDSTVAGFLAGLKKGYSIEDAFRLGTSSGSATAYSIGLCSAEKVESLYNDITITEK, from the coding sequence ATGATCTATACACTGACATTAAACCCTTCGGTTGACTACATTATGGAGGTTGTCGATTTTACAAAAGGCGGCTTGAACAGGAGCGAAACCGAAGCAGCACTGCCGGGCGGGAAGGGGATCAATGTATCCCGTGTCCTTCATACGCTTGGCGTTGAAAGCGCCGCTTTGGGCTTTGCATCCGGTTTTACGGGAGAATATATCAAGCAATTCCTGCAGCGAGAAGACGTCCGTACCGATTTCGTTGAGGTGGGCGGGATTTCCCGGATCAACGTAAAAGTGAAATCGGACGATGAAACGGAAATCAACGGAAGCGGACCGGAAATCAGCGAGGAACATCTGGATGAGCTTCTCGGGAAAATTTCTTCCCTGACAGATGAAGATGTCCTGGTGCTGGCAGGCAGCATCCCATCTTCCGTGCCGAAGACGTTCTATCATCAGATTGCTTCTCAGTGCCGTGAACAGGGTACCAAGGTAGTGATCGACGCTGAAAAGAACCTGATCGAACCAGTCCTGCCGCTTGCTCCTTATCTCATCAAGCCGAATCATCATGAACTTGGTGAAATGTTCAATGTGGAGATCCAATCTGAAGACGATGCGATTCACTACGGACGGAAACTCCTTGAAAAAGGTGCGAGGAACGTCATTGTATCGATGGCGGAAAAAGGTGCTTTGCTTCTTACCGGAGATCGTGTATTCGTCTCTTCTGTTCCGAATGGTGAGCTGAAGAGCTCGGTAGGAGCAGGGGACTCCACTGTGGCGGGCTTCCTTGCAGGGTTGAAAAAAGGGTACAGCATCGAGGATGCCTTCCGTCTTGGAACATCTTCAGGATCTGCCACTGCCTATTCCATCGGGCTATGCAGTGCAGAAAAAGTGGAGTCACTCTATAACGACATTACGATTACGGAGAAATAG
- a CDS encoding DeoR/GlpR family DNA-binding transcription regulator — protein MLTDERHRIILDLLKDKETIKIHEIVDMTDASESTIRRDLTQLEQEKFLKRVHGGASRLQGKLKELSVSEKSSKNLHEKRLIGQYAASLIEDGDCIFLDAGTSTLSLIDYLPQMDIVVVTNGLTHVDLLLQKGFKTYLIGGMVKQTTKAMIGSGAVESLKHYRFDKAFMGANGIHAQYGFTTPDPEEAQVKRVAIELSREAMFLTDDSKFGEISFSKIVDIDKAMVITNALDEEQDTAIMKQTTIKVVTT, from the coding sequence ATGTTGACCGACGAAAGGCACCGCATCATCCTTGACCTGTTAAAAGATAAGGAAACGATCAAAATCCACGAAATCGTCGATATGACAGACGCTTCTGAATCTACCATCCGTCGTGATCTGACGCAGCTTGAACAGGAGAAATTCCTCAAGCGAGTACACGGTGGTGCATCCAGACTTCAAGGCAAACTGAAAGAACTGAGTGTATCTGAAAAATCTTCCAAAAACCTTCATGAGAAACGACTGATCGGTCAATACGCCGCGAGCCTCATAGAAGATGGAGATTGTATCTTCCTGGATGCCGGAACCTCTACGCTAAGCCTGATTGACTATCTTCCGCAGATGGATATCGTGGTTGTCACCAACGGATTGACCCACGTCGATCTTCTTTTGCAAAAGGGATTCAAAACCTATCTCATAGGAGGAATGGTCAAGCAGACCACCAAGGCGATGATCGGGAGCGGGGCTGTCGAATCCTTAAAGCATTATCGGTTCGACAAAGCCTTCATGGGGGCAAACGGTATCCATGCTCAATATGGGTTTACAACCCCCGATCCGGAAGAAGCACAGGTGAAACGGGTGGCGATTGAACTATCAAGGGAAGCCATGTTCCTCACCGATGATTCCAAATTCGGAGAAATTTCATTCAGTAAAATCGTTGATATAGATAAAGCAATGGTCATCACGAATGCTCTTGATGAAGAGCAAGATACCGCCATTATGAAACAAACTACGATAAAGGTTGTGACAACATGA
- a CDS encoding LTA synthase family protein gives MNFVKNFFKTQFEDLRTGKLTFFFIVVGLFWVKTYAVYVSEFELGIQNAMQHFLLFLNPLSSALLFFAIALFWKGKGRNAAFLVINFLMSFLLYANVVYYRFFNDFITVPVLLQAKTNNGLGSSALELLRPWDILYFLDFFIIIGLMLFKKVKVQEKLRFRSVMALMTSAVLIFLLNLGLANIDRPELLTRSFDRNYLVKYLGMNNFTIYDVIQNSKTSAKRALADSNEVSEVENYVKANKAEPNPEYFGKAKGKNVIYISMESLQSFVIGRDLNGEEITPFLNSLIDDKEAIYFDNLFHQTGQGKTSDAEFIMENSLYPLPQGAVFMTHANNTYQSSPAILKGEGYSSAVFHGNYKTFWNRSEMYRSMGYDQFFDATYYDMSKPEEQLPYGLKDKPFFEESIPLLKSMKQPFYSKFISLSNHFPFDRHEEDTDFGQGDTKDGVVNRYFQTAHYMDEALEDFVNDLKENGLYDDTMIVLYGDHYGISENHNKAMAEVLGKEEITDFDNAQLQRVPLLILNSGAEGGVDHTYSGQIDVRPTVFHLLGIDTTDYMSFGQDMLSKEHKQIVPFRNGDVITDKYSDIKGVCYNNETGEPVDEADAKACDDASKEANKRLELSDKVVYEDLLRFYTPEGFKPINRSDYNYNNPNPKSTQESDSAQTEQ, from the coding sequence ATGAACTTCGTTAAAAATTTCTTTAAAACACAGTTTGAGGATCTCCGCACAGGTAAGCTTACGTTCTTTTTCATTGTCGTAGGATTATTCTGGGTCAAGACCTATGCCGTATATGTTTCAGAGTTCGAGTTGGGCATCCAGAATGCGATGCAGCATTTCCTGCTGTTCCTCAATCCGTTGAGTTCGGCGCTCCTGTTCTTCGCGATCGCGCTCTTCTGGAAAGGAAAAGGACGCAACGCGGCGTTCCTCGTCATCAATTTCCTGATGTCGTTCCTGCTTTATGCAAACGTCGTTTACTACCGATTCTTCAATGACTTCATTACAGTGCCGGTTCTTCTTCAAGCGAAGACGAATAACGGACTTGGAAGCTCGGCCCTTGAGCTTCTCAGACCATGGGATATCCTTTACTTCCTGGATTTCTTCATTATCATCGGCCTTATGCTCTTCAAGAAAGTGAAAGTACAGGAAAAACTGCGTTTCCGCTCCGTCATGGCACTCATGACATCAGCGGTTCTGATCTTCCTGTTGAACCTTGGTCTTGCCAATATCGACCGTCCTGAGCTTTTGACTAGAAGCTTCGACCGTAACTATTTGGTGAAATACCTCGGTATGAACAACTTTACGATCTATGACGTCATCCAAAACTCCAAGACCTCTGCAAAACGCGCGCTGGCAGACAGCAACGAAGTGTCCGAGGTCGAGAACTATGTGAAGGCGAACAAAGCTGAGCCGAACCCGGAATATTTCGGTAAAGCAAAAGGTAAAAACGTCATCTACATCTCCATGGAGTCCCTGCAATCCTTCGTGATCGGCAGAGACCTTAACGGAGAAGAAATCACACCGTTCCTTAATTCCCTCATTGATGACAAAGAGGCCATCTACTTCGATAACCTCTTCCATCAAACGGGTCAAGGGAAAACGTCAGATGCGGAATTCATCATGGAAAACTCCCTATACCCACTTCCGCAAGGGGCCGTATTCATGACGCATGCGAACAATACGTATCAGTCATCACCGGCCATCCTTAAAGGGGAAGGATACTCATCAGCGGTCTTCCACGGGAACTACAAAACGTTCTGGAACCGTTCTGAAATGTATCGCTCAATGGGATATGATCAATTCTTTGATGCCACTTATTACGATATGAGCAAACCGGAAGAACAACTTCCATATGGATTGAAGGATAAACCGTTCTTCGAAGAGTCCATCCCGTTGCTCAAGTCAATGAAACAGCCGTTCTACAGTAAGTTCATCTCACTATCGAACCATTTCCCGTTCGACCGTCATGAAGAGGATACCGATTTCGGTCAGGGTGATACAAAAGATGGTGTCGTGAACCGATACTTCCAAACGGCCCACTATATGGATGAAGCGCTGGAAGACTTCGTCAACGACCTGAAGGAAAATGGTCTCTATGACGACACCATGATCGTCCTTTACGGTGATCACTATGGTATCTCAGAGAACCATAACAAAGCCATGGCTGAAGTCCTTGGCAAAGAAGAAATCACCGATTTTGATAACGCACAGCTGCAACGTGTACCACTTCTGATCCTGAACTCTGGAGCTGAAGGCGGGGTCGACCATACGTACAGCGGACAAATCGACGTACGTCCGACCGTATTCCATCTTCTTGGAATCGACACAACGGATTATATGAGCTTCGGTCAGGATATGCTGTCCAAAGAGCACAAACAAATCGTACCGTTCCGTAACGGTGATGTGATCACGGATAAGTACTCCGACATCAAAGGTGTATGCTACAACAATGAAACGGGTGAACCAGTCGATGAGGCAGATGCCAAAGCCTGTGACGACGCAAGTAAAGAAGCGAATAAGCGCCTGGAACTCTCAGATAAAGTGGTCTATGAAGACCTCTTGAGATTCTATACGCCGGAAGGCTTCAAGCCAATCAACCGTTCAGACTATAACTACAACAATCCGAATCCGAAAAGCACCCAAGAATCAGACTCGGCTCAAACAGAACAATAA
- a CDS encoding Cof-type HAD-IIB family hydrolase: MTYKMIVLDLDDTLLRDDQSISPRTKEALLQAQQEGVKVVLASGRPTYGMKWVAEELELARYGSYILSFNGSKVINCETGEELYSRTLSKESLHRLYDISKREDVGILTYVDDAIIVEEENEFADIEAKLTGLSVKVVPSFKEAVDRPAVKALMLKDAERLAEVEKQLQEELDGELSAMRSKPFFLELTEPGVTKGASLDMLIKTMGITAEEVIAVGDSYNDLTMLEFAGLGVAMGNAPADIKEIADYVAPSNMEDGVAEVVEKFLLKQFTQV, translated from the coding sequence ATGACCTATAAAATGATCGTTCTCGACCTGGATGACACCCTATTGAGGGACGACCAGTCCATCTCTCCTCGAACCAAAGAAGCGCTACTGCAGGCACAACAAGAAGGCGTGAAGGTGGTCCTTGCTTCAGGGCGCCCTACTTATGGAATGAAGTGGGTGGCGGAAGAACTTGAGCTGGCCCGTTATGGCAGCTATATTCTTTCATTTAACGGATCCAAGGTCATCAACTGCGAAACAGGGGAAGAACTCTACAGCAGGACCCTCTCAAAAGAATCGCTTCACCGCCTGTATGATATCAGCAAAAGGGAAGATGTGGGCATCCTTACGTACGTGGATGACGCCATCATCGTCGAAGAGGAAAATGAATTTGCCGATATTGAAGCCAAGCTTACCGGACTCTCAGTGAAGGTCGTCCCAAGCTTCAAGGAGGCGGTCGACCGCCCTGCCGTCAAGGCCCTCATGCTGAAGGATGCAGAGAGGTTGGCGGAAGTGGAGAAGCAATTGCAGGAGGAGCTTGACGGAGAGCTCAGCGCCATGAGATCCAAGCCGTTCTTCTTAGAACTGACCGAGCCGGGAGTAACAAAAGGGGCGAGCTTGGATATGCTGATCAAAACGATGGGGATCACAGCTGAAGAGGTGATCGCGGTCGGGGACAGCTATAATGATCTGACAATGCTGGAGTTTGCCGGTCTAGGTGTCGCCATGGGCAATGCACCTGCCGACATTAAAGAGATAGCCGATTATGTGGCCCCATCGAATATGGAGGACGGGGTCGCAGAAGTTGTCGAGAAATTCTTATTGAAGCAATTCACGCAGGTATAA
- a CDS encoding GntR family transcriptional regulator, with translation MINKQSPLPLYYQLEEYLKQQIESGEWKPGDIMPSERELSEEFKISRMTVRQALTNLVNQNILFREKGRGTFVSHRKFEQNLQGLTSFSEDMERRGLASGSKLLYFEQVKAGEQVAEALAISPGDPVYKLKRIRLADQEPLAVETSYNPVSLFPELDQKIFEKSLYHYIEENRQMRISHGTQTVEAALVTDEDAQHLMMEEGQPVLLIQRVTHLEDGRPFELVWSIYRGDSYKYRIEMNRR, from the coding sequence ATGATCAATAAACAATCGCCTCTTCCTTTATATTACCAACTCGAGGAATACCTTAAACAACAGATTGAATCCGGGGAATGGAAGCCCGGTGATATCATGCCCTCCGAGAGGGAGCTTTCAGAAGAGTTCAAAATCAGCAGGATGACGGTGCGGCAAGCCCTGACCAATCTGGTGAACCAGAACATCCTCTTCAGGGAAAAGGGGCGAGGGACGTTTGTTTCCCACCGTAAGTTTGAACAAAACCTCCAAGGGTTGACGAGCTTCAGCGAAGACATGGAGCGGCGCGGATTGGCTTCGGGAAGCAAGCTTCTTTACTTCGAACAGGTGAAGGCCGGGGAGCAAGTGGCTGAGGCGCTCGCCATTTCGCCGGGGGACCCCGTCTATAAGTTGAAGCGGATCCGTCTTGCCGATCAAGAGCCGCTTGCGGTTGAGACAAGTTATAACCCAGTGAGCCTTTTCCCGGAGCTTGATCAAAAGATCTTCGAAAAATCGTTATATCATTATATAGAAGAAAATCGACAGATGAGGATCAGCCACGGGACACAAACCGTGGAAGCGGCCCTCGTGACAGATGAGGATGCCCAACATCTCATGATGGAAGAGGGGCAGCCGGTCCTCTTGATTCAGCGGGTGACCCATCTCGAGGATGGAAGGCCGTTCGAGCTCGTCTGGTCGATCTACCGAGGGGACAGCTACAAATACCGGATCGAAATGAATCGGCGCTGA
- the nagA gene encoding N-acetylglucosamine-6-phosphate deacetylase: MNSKPIILLGGTIYGEDGVIQEGYMKIEDGSISSMGSKQELHSMEGCEVVQVPTEYSIIPGLIDVHIHGANGSDTMDATKESLDVMTAILPAEGTTSFLATTITEKRAVIEDALKNVRDYMERHQHAGQAEILGIHLEGPFINPGRAGAQPVQSILKPDLEAFMKWEQLSGGTIKLVTLAPELDGDHALISYLRSKGIVASAGHTSATYEQMENAIDAGLSHVTHLFNQMSGLHHREPGVVGAAFARPELMVELIADGVHVKPEVVNIAYRQVTDERFILITDSMRAKCLKNGQYDLGGQMVTVKDGVALLDPDTLAGSVLKMNHAFTNVQDFTGAGMENAIRMASENPARQLGVFDRKGSLKAGKDADIVIMDAAQKIMATYCNGTLAYERKEDSHETD, from the coding sequence ATGAACAGCAAACCCATCATTCTTCTTGGCGGCACCATTTATGGGGAAGACGGGGTCATTCAGGAGGGCTACATGAAAATCGAAGACGGATCGATCTCCTCCATGGGCAGCAAACAAGAACTTCATTCGATGGAAGGCTGCGAAGTGGTCCAAGTGCCGACGGAGTATTCCATCATACCGGGACTGATCGATGTACACATTCACGGAGCAAATGGGTCCGATACGATGGACGCTACAAAGGAAAGCCTCGATGTCATGACAGCCATCCTTCCAGCGGAAGGGACGACCAGCTTCCTGGCCACCACGATCACAGAGAAGAGAGCAGTCATCGAGGATGCCCTGAAAAATGTCCGTGACTATATGGAGCGGCATCAGCATGCGGGACAGGCAGAGATCCTCGGCATCCATCTGGAAGGTCCGTTCATCAACCCCGGGCGCGCAGGTGCCCAACCCGTACAGAGCATCTTGAAACCGGACCTTGAAGCATTCATGAAATGGGAGCAATTGTCCGGGGGGACCATCAAGCTCGTCACACTTGCTCCTGAACTCGATGGAGACCACGCCCTGATTTCCTACCTGCGCAGCAAGGGGATCGTCGCCTCGGCGGGACATACGAGTGCAACCTATGAACAAATGGAGAATGCCATCGATGCGGGTCTCTCCCACGTGACTCACCTCTTCAATCAGATGAGCGGGCTGCACCACCGGGAACCCGGTGTCGTCGGAGCCGCTTTTGCCCGCCCGGAACTGATGGTCGAACTGATTGCCGACGGTGTACACGTAAAACCCGAAGTCGTCAACATTGCTTACCGACAGGTGACGGATGAGCGCTTCATCCTCATTACAGACTCCATGAGAGCAAAATGTCTGAAAAATGGACAATACGACCTTGGTGGACAGATGGTCACAGTAAAAGATGGAGTGGCCTTGCTCGATCCAGATACCCTGGCAGGAAGCGTCCTGAAAATGAATCACGCCTTCACGAACGTTCAGGACTTCACCGGCGCCGGTATGGAAAATGCCATCAGAATGGCCTCTGAGAATCCGGCAAGGCAGCTTGGTGTCTTCGACCGCAAAGGAAGCCTGAAGGCCGGCAAAGATGCAGACATCGTGATTATGGATGCAGCACAGAAGATCATGGCGACATACTGCAACGGAACGCTCGCATATGAGAGGAAGGAGGATTCCCATGAAACTGATTGA
- the nagB gene encoding glucosamine-6-phosphate deaminase — translation MKLIEVKDYDEMSQRAADLIIGKIQSIKKPVLGLATGGTPKGLYEALIHDHEQNGTSYGDVTSFNLDEYIGLPKEDPNSYYHYMDSNLFNHIDIPEDAVHLPSGTREDLEEECMDYDAMIEKTGGIDLQLLGIGENGHIGFNEPGTSFASGTHIVDLAPSTREANARYFDSLAEVPKRAITMGIATIMKSREIVLLVSGKAKQEAMKRLFEGEITEDFPASILNQHPHVTVIADEEALELVHQLKTIGQK, via the coding sequence ATGAAACTGATTGAAGTGAAGGATTACGACGAAATGAGCCAGCGCGCAGCTGACCTTATCATCGGAAAGATCCAATCGATCAAAAAGCCCGTACTTGGTCTGGCAACCGGCGGGACGCCGAAAGGACTGTATGAAGCCCTGATCCATGATCATGAACAGAACGGAACAAGCTATGGGGATGTGACCAGTTTCAATCTTGATGAATATATCGGCCTGCCTAAAGAGGATCCGAACAGCTATTATCACTACATGGACTCGAATCTGTTCAATCATATCGATATCCCGGAAGATGCCGTTCATTTGCCGTCCGGTACGAGGGAAGATCTTGAAGAAGAATGCATGGACTATGACGCCATGATCGAGAAGACCGGTGGAATCGACCTCCAGCTTCTTGGCATCGGGGAAAACGGGCATATCGGGTTTAATGAACCAGGAACGTCATTTGCTTCGGGGACGCATATCGTGGACCTTGCACCCTCTACCAGGGAGGCCAATGCCCGTTATTTCGACTCCCTCGCGGAAGTGCCTAAACGCGCCATCACGATGGGGATCGCCACGATCATGAAAAGCCGGGAGATCGTGCTTCTGGTTTCAGGCAAGGCGAAGCAGGAAGCGATGAAACGATTGTTCGAAGGAGAAATCACGGAGGACTTTCCCGCATCCATCCTCAATCAACACCCGCACGTTACGGTCATTGCAGATGAAGAAGCCCTCGAGTTGGTCCATCAGCTGAAAACAATCGGTCAAAAATGA